One Luteolibacter flavescens genomic region harbors:
- a CDS encoding lamin tail domain-containing protein produces the protein MTLTPLKADPVINEFCASNQNGLEDEDGDRPDWVEIYNPDTTTANLTNWYLTDNSGSKTKWRFPAVTIPPGGYLVVFASGKDRRVPGQPLHTNFSLSADGEYLGLIRANGVGVASQFSPTYPPQYADISYGRPSNVVTTTLVSETSQALWAVPLSATNPDSSWITTNYPASGWVNATQGIGYDRNTSINFLPEIGSNGNTENAMYGLRTSCYVRMPFTMPAGLTPTRLRLRVKYDDGFASWMNGQPLLSNGTQVRRNAPTPLLWNSEATQTHEDPEALVYEDFIVTESASNLVAGQNALAFQVLNRGVNSSDLLFRVTLEAESEGTGNPDPAYFGTPTPGARNPGVAGTVIPQPVNFSRASGTFASNFNLTLTGALAGQQIRYTTNGSLPGATSTLYTGAISVTNSSLIRARVYNPTTGALGLISAGHYEKLDSSMSNYRSSNAAFKSALPVVVLNNRGGGEIANDNVARSARMQVYDRDASGYASLAATATPSLTRNVGVKLRGSSSASFPKKSYGIEFLDESGTETDSPLLGMPAGSDWALISCYDFDRAFMRNAWIYEISRQAGRWAPRTRLVEVYFNQDGDSLEYADYRGVYILCESIRRDNDRVDVTGIEPSDTTSPGVTGGYIFKVDRKDSDEFAWTTNRALPPLDNLVIYRPKLPNLPVQQSSYMVNYFQDFEDTLFNEAASGFNTRNYRSFIDSESWVDHNIFVGVTKNVDALRLSAYFHKDRGGVMVAGPLWDFDRSANSTDWRDDDFATWPGGGDATNYFTYAWWDRLFADIEFRQLYVDRWQALRRGPLATTNIQAVLSGYLAEFRTSDSDNPTTRDYTRWYGASSNNIATETNKLLTWLTNRSSWIDSQFASQPVIARPSGVVTAGQTTMIAVPSGTTVYYTLDGSDPRAVGGGVSPTAIAYSTGSTISIPATLRVKARAFRSGSYSMPATNWSGPAEALYLVDEVFASSSNLMVSAVNYHPMEPTTAELTALPSVEGGEFEWIELKNSSATPVNLDGVKLMDGKPVTAVTLAPFTLAPGERALIVKNPAAFAERYGSAAAARIAGRWTGSANLSNSGEEILLVNRMGTTIANFEYGDSGDWPVRADGPGSALAYTGTTHTAADYANPANWAASTSVHGSPGIDPAAPPSSVVINELLANPVSPELDQIELRNNGSSAVDLSGWYLSNIVEAISEEDYRRFRIPDGTVIPAGGYVVFDETDFNPNGGWNPSPGTPGEGEFSLDGRRGGSLWLISADPASGRLRHFEQQEGWTPVSPGVAYGRSPDGSGPLVPLASFTPLAANTVPRVGPVQVTEIHYHPSGSTPEFVEISNTGGIAESLANWTMRGDVDFDFPAGFTIAPGEAIVMVAFDPAVQTSQVTAFRSQYGVAAQVRLVGPWSVGTSLGNTSGTVRLRRTVPPPEDEPGYIGLMLEDEVNYLAQAPWPTTASGTGSSIRRNGVRRQGSDPTAWSASTPGPGSGVAGYYAWRISSGLGTSASGDAGSDPDQDGLSNLTEYLMGSNPSAQTPLVSGLDAGGTRFELNYSLRRDRDDGILSASQSAGLLDWVPAENDEMISTDGVTEQRRAWLPLGEKGFLRLEATEVP, from the coding sequence GTGACATTAACGCCATTGAAGGCGGATCCGGTGATTAATGAGTTCTGCGCCAGCAACCAGAACGGACTGGAGGACGAGGACGGCGACAGGCCGGATTGGGTGGAAATTTACAATCCGGACACCACCACGGCGAACCTCACAAATTGGTATCTGACCGACAATTCGGGCTCGAAGACCAAGTGGCGATTCCCTGCCGTCACGATCCCGCCGGGCGGCTATCTGGTGGTATTTGCGTCCGGAAAAGACCGGCGGGTTCCGGGACAGCCGTTGCATACGAATTTCTCGCTATCCGCGGATGGCGAATACCTCGGGCTGATCCGGGCGAATGGCGTCGGGGTGGCATCCCAATTCTCGCCGACTTACCCTCCGCAATATGCGGATATTTCCTACGGGCGACCGAGCAATGTGGTGACCACCACGCTGGTATCGGAGACGTCCCAGGCACTGTGGGCCGTGCCATTGTCGGCGACGAATCCGGACAGTTCATGGATCACCACCAACTATCCCGCATCGGGCTGGGTCAATGCGACCCAGGGGATCGGCTATGATCGAAATACCTCGATCAACTTCCTGCCGGAGATCGGATCGAACGGGAATACCGAGAACGCGATGTATGGCCTGCGCACCTCGTGCTACGTGCGGATGCCTTTCACCATGCCCGCCGGTCTGACGCCGACTCGCCTGCGCCTGCGGGTGAAATATGATGATGGATTCGCTTCCTGGATGAACGGCCAGCCGCTGCTTTCCAACGGAACACAGGTGCGGCGGAATGCTCCTACACCGCTGCTCTGGAACAGCGAGGCGACCCAAACCCACGAGGATCCCGAGGCGCTGGTCTATGAAGATTTCATCGTCACCGAGAGCGCTTCCAATCTGGTGGCGGGGCAGAATGCTCTCGCTTTCCAAGTGCTGAACCGCGGTGTGAACAGCAGCGACCTGCTCTTCCGCGTGACGCTGGAAGCGGAGTCGGAAGGGACCGGGAATCCCGATCCAGCCTATTTCGGCACGCCGACCCCGGGTGCCAGGAATCCGGGAGTGGCCGGGACGGTCATTCCCCAGCCGGTGAATTTCTCGCGGGCTTCCGGGACCTTTGCGTCGAATTTCAATCTGACGCTGACCGGTGCGCTCGCCGGCCAGCAGATCCGCTACACCACGAATGGCAGCCTGCCCGGCGCGACCTCCACTCTCTACACCGGTGCCATTTCCGTTACCAACAGCTCCCTCATCCGCGCCCGCGTTTACAATCCGACGACGGGAGCACTGGGTCTGATTTCCGCGGGCCACTACGAGAAGCTGGACTCCAGCATGTCGAACTACCGGTCCTCCAATGCGGCCTTCAAATCGGCCTTGCCAGTGGTGGTGCTGAACAACCGGGGCGGCGGCGAGATCGCGAATGACAACGTCGCCCGCAGTGCCCGCATGCAAGTCTATGACCGGGATGCCTCGGGCTATGCATCGCTCGCAGCCACGGCCACCCCTTCGCTCACGCGGAACGTGGGCGTTAAGCTCCGCGGCAGCAGCTCGGCCAGCTTCCCGAAGAAATCCTACGGCATCGAATTCCTCGACGAGAGCGGTACCGAGACGGACTCGCCGCTGCTCGGCATGCCTGCGGGGTCGGACTGGGCGCTCATCAGTTGCTACGACTTTGACCGCGCCTTCATGCGGAATGCCTGGATCTACGAGATCAGCCGGCAGGCGGGGCGCTGGGCCCCGCGGACGCGATTGGTGGAGGTCTATTTCAACCAGGACGGCGACTCGCTTGAGTATGCGGACTACCGCGGCGTGTATATCCTCTGCGAGTCGATCCGCCGCGACAATGACCGCGTCGATGTGACGGGCATCGAGCCCTCCGACACCACGTCACCGGGAGTCACCGGCGGCTACATCTTCAAGGTGGACCGGAAGGATTCCGATGAATTCGCATGGACTACCAATCGCGCCCTGCCGCCGCTGGACAACCTCGTGATCTACCGTCCGAAGCTGCCGAACCTGCCTGTCCAGCAGTCGTCGTACATGGTGAATTACTTCCAGGACTTTGAGGACACCTTGTTCAACGAGGCCGCCTCCGGCTTCAACACGCGGAACTATCGGTCGTTCATCGATTCCGAGTCGTGGGTGGATCACAATATCTTCGTGGGCGTGACGAAGAACGTCGATGCGCTCCGGCTGAGCGCCTATTTCCACAAGGACCGAGGCGGGGTGATGGTGGCAGGGCCTCTGTGGGACTTCGACCGCTCGGCAAACTCGACCGACTGGCGCGACGATGACTTCGCGACCTGGCCAGGTGGGGGCGATGCGACGAACTACTTCACCTACGCCTGGTGGGACCGCCTCTTCGCCGATATCGAGTTCCGCCAGCTTTACGTGGACCGCTGGCAGGCCTTGCGCCGCGGCCCCTTGGCGACCACGAACATTCAGGCGGTGCTCAGTGGCTACCTCGCCGAATTCAGGACGTCAGACTCCGACAATCCGACGACCCGCGACTACACGAGATGGTATGGTGCAAGCTCCAACAACATCGCGACCGAGACGAACAAGCTGCTCACCTGGCTGACGAACCGAAGCTCCTGGATCGACTCGCAATTCGCTTCGCAGCCCGTGATCGCGCGGCCGTCCGGAGTCGTGACGGCGGGCCAGACGACCATGATCGCGGTGCCCTCCGGCACGACGGTTTACTACACCCTCGATGGTAGTGATCCGCGTGCGGTGGGTGGCGGTGTTTCGCCGACGGCGATCGCCTATTCAACGGGCTCCACGATTTCCATCCCCGCCACGCTGCGGGTGAAGGCGCGTGCCTTCCGCTCGGGAAGCTACTCGATGCCCGCGACGAATTGGAGCGGTCCGGCCGAGGCTCTCTATCTGGTGGACGAGGTGTTTGCGTCCTCTTCGAATCTGATGGTCAGCGCGGTGAACTATCATCCGATGGAACCGACGACCGCTGAACTGACAGCCCTGCCAAGCGTCGAGGGAGGGGAATTCGAGTGGATCGAGCTGAAGAACTCCTCGGCGACTCCGGTGAACCTCGACGGGGTGAAGCTGATGGATGGCAAGCCGGTGACGGCTGTCACGCTCGCACCATTCACGCTCGCGCCCGGTGAACGTGCGTTGATCGTGAAAAATCCGGCCGCATTTGCCGAGCGTTATGGCAGCGCCGCAGCCGCACGCATTGCCGGACGCTGGACGGGCAGTGCCAATCTCAGCAACAGCGGCGAGGAGATCCTGCTGGTGAATCGTATGGGCACGACCATCGCGAATTTCGAGTATGGCGACAGCGGCGATTGGCCGGTCCGGGCGGATGGCCCGGGCAGCGCGCTCGCTTACACGGGCACCACCCACACCGCAGCGGACTATGCGAACCCTGCGAATTGGGCTGCGAGCACATCGGTCCACGGTAGCCCGGGTATCGATCCCGCGGCGCCGCCGTCATCAGTGGTGATCAATGAGCTTCTGGCCAATCCCGTTTCCCCGGAGCTGGACCAGATCGAGCTGCGGAACAATGGATCGAGCGCTGTCGATCTCAGTGGCTGGTATCTGAGCAACATCGTGGAAGCGATCAGCGAGGAGGATTACCGGCGCTTCCGGATTCCCGACGGCACGGTGATCCCGGCGGGCGGCTACGTCGTCTTCGATGAGACCGACTTCAATCCGAACGGCGGATGGAATCCCTCGCCCGGGACACCCGGGGAAGGGGAGTTCTCGTTGGATGGGCGGCGCGGTGGATCGCTCTGGCTGATCTCTGCCGACCCCGCGAGCGGCAGGCTGCGGCACTTCGAGCAGCAGGAAGGATGGACGCCTGTGAGTCCTGGCGTGGCCTACGGTCGTTCGCCGGATGGCAGTGGTCCGCTCGTCCCGCTTGCGAGCTTCACACCATTGGCTGCAAACACAGTGCCGCGTGTGGGTCCGGTGCAAGTGACGGAGATCCACTATCATCCCTCGGGCAGCACGCCGGAATTCGTGGAGATTTCGAATACGGGAGGTATCGCCGAGTCGCTCGCAAATTGGACGATGCGCGGCGACGTGGACTTTGATTTCCCGGCGGGCTTCACCATTGCTCCCGGCGAGGCGATCGTGATGGTGGCCTTCGACCCCGCGGTGCAGACCTCGCAGGTCACGGCTTTCCGCAGCCAGTATGGCGTGGCGGCCCAGGTGCGCTTGGTCGGTCCTTGGTCAGTGGGGACTTCACTGGGGAATACCTCCGGAACCGTGCGCCTGCGCCGGACCGTGCCGCCACCGGAGGACGAGCCGGGATACATCGGGCTGATGCTTGAGGACGAGGTGAACTATCTGGCCCAGGCTCCTTGGCCGACGACGGCATCGGGAACGGGTTCGTCCATCCGACGCAATGGAGTCCGCAGGCAGGGCAGCGACCCGACCGCATGGAGTGCCTCCACTCCGGGACCCGGCAGCGGCGTGGCCGGCTACTATGCCTGGCGTATTTCCTCGGGCCTCGGCACCTCCGCGTCCGGTGATGCAGGCTCGGATCCGGATCAGGATGGTCTTTCCAATCTGACCGAGTATCTGATGGGCAGCAATCCATCGGCTCAAACACCGCTGGTCTCCGGTCTGGATGCCGGAGGGACGAGATTCGAGCTGAACTACTCGCTGCGCCGCGACCGCGACGATGGCATACTCTCGGCCTCTCAATCGGCTGGCCTGCTCGATTGGGTGCCTGCGGAGAATGACGAGATGATCTCGACGGACGGAGTCACCGAGCAGCGGCGTGCATGGTTGCCGCTTGGCGAGAAGGGATTCCTTCGCCTGGAAGCAACCGAGGTCCCGTGA
- the xylA gene encoding xylose isomerase, producing the protein MAHFPEIPKIAYEGPKSKNPLAFKHYNPDEIIEGKSMRDHLRFGAAYWHVMRNSLSDPFGGGTAVMPWDDYSDSVDNAKNRADVFFEFLDKIDIDYYCFHDRDIAPELNDFTKSTDALNAVVAHLGGLQKATGKKLLWGTACLFSHGRYSQGAGTSPDARVFAYGAAQVKAAMDATHALGGEGYTFWGGREGYATLLNTDMKRELDHLAALLHMAVDYAKKIGFTGQFYIEPKPREPSTHQYDSDSAACLNFLREYGLLDHFKLNIETNHATLAGHTMEHELTVALAANALGSIDANQGDTLLGWDTDQFPTDLYGTSKVMLKVLEMGGFTTGGLNFDAKRRRESHEPIDLFHAHIGGMDAFARGLKVAAAVREDGRIAEMLKTRYSSWDTEFGAKIEAGKSSLDELTEWVKGQPEPVIASGRQELLENILNDLL; encoded by the coding sequence ATGGCTCATTTCCCTGAGATACCCAAGATCGCCTACGAAGGCCCGAAGTCGAAAAATCCGCTCGCATTCAAGCACTACAATCCCGACGAGATCATCGAGGGAAAATCGATGCGGGATCACCTCCGTTTCGGTGCCGCCTATTGGCACGTGATGCGGAACTCCCTGTCCGACCCTTTCGGCGGGGGCACCGCCGTAATGCCGTGGGACGACTACTCGGACTCCGTGGACAACGCGAAGAACCGCGCCGATGTCTTCTTCGAGTTCCTCGATAAGATCGACATCGACTACTACTGCTTCCACGACCGCGACATCGCGCCGGAGCTGAATGATTTCACCAAGTCCACCGACGCGCTCAATGCGGTGGTGGCGCACCTCGGAGGCCTGCAAAAGGCCACCGGCAAGAAGCTCCTCTGGGGCACCGCCTGCCTCTTCTCCCACGGCCGCTATTCCCAAGGTGCCGGCACTTCGCCGGATGCCCGCGTCTTCGCCTATGGTGCCGCGCAGGTGAAGGCTGCCATGGATGCCACCCACGCGCTGGGCGGCGAAGGCTACACCTTCTGGGGCGGCCGCGAAGGCTACGCCACGCTGCTGAATACCGACATGAAGCGCGAACTGGACCACCTCGCCGCCCTGCTCCACATGGCCGTGGACTACGCGAAGAAGATCGGCTTCACCGGACAATTCTACATCGAGCCGAAGCCGCGCGAACCCTCCACGCACCAGTATGACTCGGACTCCGCCGCGTGCCTGAACTTCCTCCGCGAATACGGGCTGCTCGATCACTTCAAGCTGAACATCGAGACCAACCACGCGACGCTGGCAGGCCACACGATGGAGCACGAACTGACCGTGGCCCTCGCCGCCAATGCGCTCGGCTCGATCGATGCGAACCAGGGCGACACCCTGCTCGGCTGGGACACCGACCAATTCCCGACCGACCTCTACGGCACCTCGAAAGTGATGCTGAAGGTGCTGGAAATGGGTGGCTTCACCACCGGCGGCCTGAACTTCGACGCGAAGCGCCGCCGCGAATCCCACGAGCCGATCGATCTCTTCCACGCCCACATCGGCGGCATGGATGCCTTTGCCCGCGGCCTGAAAGTCGCCGCCGCCGTCCGCGAGGATGGCCGCATCGCCGAGATGCTGAAGACGCGCTACTCGAGCTGGGATACCGAATTCGGAGCGAAGATCGAGGCGGGCAAGTCCAGCCTCGACGAGCTGACCGAGTGGGTGAAGGGCCAGCCGGAGCCGGTGATCGCATCGGGCCGCCAGGAGCTGCTCGAGAACATCCTCAACGACCTTCTGTGA